AACGCGAGCGCAATTCCTACGAGTGAGAAGTACGCCGTCCATTTGCTGAGCCGGTAAGGAAGCACCACTTCCATCACCAGCACCACGCACGCGACCACGGTGAGGATCAGCTCCGGCGCGATCAGTTGCAGATCGCGCACGTTGAATAGGGACGTTGTTTGAAAAAGAAAAGTCATTAAGTTAACGAACCGAGCCTTCTAATTCACACCGCGGCTTTAGCCCGGTGCCAAGGATGCTCTGACGATCCCTGGAAACCGTTTAAACGGTTTCCCATTCCAATCGCTCCACAATCACCGCGCTGAAGCGCGGTGTGAATAAGAGTTCATCACGTTCATTTGTGTGGCTGCGGCTCAACCTGCACCGTCCGCGGCGTTGGCTCACCGGGAATCTTGTAATCCGGCTTGATCTGTTTGACCACAGCGTTCACCGGCTTTTCGATATAGCGAATGAACGGAGACGGATAGATGCCAATCCACAGTGACATCAGAACCAATGGCATCATGTAAGCCCATTCGCGACCGCTCAGATCCGGCAGCAGCTTGTTCTTTTCGTTCGTTACTTCACCAAAGAACATCCGCTGATACAGCCAGAGCATGTAACCCGCATTCAGGATGATTCCGAGTGCGGCCCAGCCGGCCCACCACGGACTCGCTTCGAATGCGCCTCTTAATGCCAGAAACTCAGAAATGAACACGGCCAGCAGCGGCAGACCAATCGCGGTCATCGTCATCACTAAGAATATCGCTGAGTATGCCGGCATGATGTGCGACAGGCCGCCGAACTCAGCCACATTGCGCGTGTGCCGCCGTTCGTAAATGATGCCGACCAGCAGGAACAAGGCGCCGGAGTAGATGCCGTGATTGATCATCTGCATCACCCCGCCGTTGATGCCATTTGGATTTAGTGAGAAGAGTCCCAGCATCACAATGCCCATCGATGAAACAGATGAATATGCGACCAGCTTCTTCACATCACCGTCTTTCTTCACCACGAAATACATCGCGGCCAGCGCGCCGTAGATGATCGAGACGATCGCCAGAAAAACCATCACGCTGCGCACGCCGAAACGGCCGAAGTAAGCTTCGTCCATCGAGGCTTTGGGAAACATCGGCAAATTGAAGCGATAGAAACCGTATGTGCCAAGCTTCAGCAGCACGCCGGCGAGAATGACGGAACCCGCGGTGGGCGCTTCGACGTGCGCGTCAGGCAGCCAGGTGTGAAACGGCCACATGGGAACTTTGATCGCGAATCCCAACGCGAACGTGAAGAACAGAAGCACCTGCAAAGTTCCCATCGGCATGACTGAACCGATCGCCTGCAGGTAGAGAATGTTGAAAGTCCCGGTGCCGTGTATGGCGGCCTGTTGCAAAGTGTTCGCGACTAACCCGGCTGCCTCCGGATTTCCCGCCAGCAGATTCATCGTCGCCGGCGCGATTTGCGAGGTCAGTGCCGTGTCCTGCGTCAGGAAATACATCTTCAAAACGCCCAGCAGCATCACGACCGAGCCGACCAGGGTGTAGAGAAAGAACTTGATCGCCGCGTACAGCCGGTTCTCTCCACCCCAGATTCCGATCAGGAAATACATCGGGACGAGACCGACTTCGAAGAACAAGTAGAAGAGAAACAGATCAAGCGAAGTGAAAACGCCCAGGACCATCGTCTGCAAGACAAGCAGCAGAATGTAGTATTCCTTTTCGCGCTTGGCGATGTAGTTCCATGACGACAATGCTGCCAGCACGCCGAGAAAAGTCGTCAGCACAATCAACAAGACGGACACACCGTCAATGCCCATCTGGTAACGCGCGCCAATGATCGGGATCCATTGGTGGTCTTCGAGGAACTGAAATCCACCTACGCCGCGGTTGTATGTGAGCAACCAAAGCGAAACGATGAAATCGAATACCAGCCAACCGGTCGCGAACTTCTTGATCAGATCGCTGCGATCTTTTTTGATCAAGACGAGAATCAAAAGTCCGCCGAGCGCCGGCAACCAGACAATGATGGAGAGAATATTGTTCTTGATCACGTTATCCCTCGTGAATATCTTTGTGTCTCTTTGTGTGAACTCTGTGTCTCTGTGGTGAATAGGGTTCAGCGAACGTCAATCACAGAGACACAGAGTTCACACAGAGAGACACCGAGAAAAACTAAAACGCCTTAATCAAATAAACACTAACGGCAATCAGCAACCCGATCACCATCACCAAAGCATAGTTTTGGATAAAACCAGTCTGCGCTGCGCGCACAATCGGCGACATCAGGCGGACCACGAAATTCGCGATCGCGTTGACCATGCCATCAACGAAATATTTATCAGTGCCGCCGGTAATCCGGCTCGTCAAACGCGTTACTCCGGCCAGGCCGTTCACGACTCCATCGACGACTTTCGAATCGAACGTATAGACCGCGCGCGCCAGATCCATCGTGCGCCGCGTCACAGTCAGGCCGAAAAACTCATCGATCCAGTACTTGTTGTAGCTGGCCACATACAAAGGCCTGAGTCGCTTCGCCCAGACGTCAGCCAGGCCGGGCTTCTTGAGGTAAAACAAAACACCCAGGGCGATGCCGACGCCGGCGACGATCAATGAAATAAGGATGAAGACCCACTCGGCGGCCGTGTGACTGCCGACTACTTTTTCGACTGAATGAGCGAGATTGAATCCCGGATGCGCAACTTCCGCATGCGCGTCTGCAGCGGGTTTAGTCTCTCCGTGATCAGCAGCAGCCGCTGTTTCCGGCTTTGCTTGAGCGGGCGTTTCCGCATGCTCATCGCCGAATGAATGTGTCGCCGGATTCCAGATGATGGGATTCATCCAGTTGACGATGTTCAGCCTCCCACCGACATGTTTGCCACCGGTGAACGCGGTGCTGATGCCGACGAATCCACCGACGGTCGCGAGAATCGCCAGGACGACTAACGGCACCCACATCGATTTTGGAGACTCGTGCGGAACATGCGCGTGATGATCGCCATGGTGCTCGCCGTGTCCCCCGGTCTCGGCGTCTCCGTGTCCTCTGTACTTGCCCCAGAACGTCATCGCCACCAGACGCGTCATGTAAAACGCGGTGCAGGTCGCGGCGATGGTGCCGACAATCCACAGCAGCCAACCGATCGGCACGACGTCCGTCGAAGCCGTCTTCCAAAGAATCTCATCTTTCGACCAGAAACCGCTGAACGGAATGATGCCGCAGATCGCCAGCCAGCCGGCGAGAAACGTCAGGTACGTGTACGGCATGTACTTCTTCAGGCCGCCCATGTGCCGCATGTCCTGCTCGTGATGCATGCCGTGAATGACTGAGCCCGCGCCGAGGAACATCAGGGCTTTGAAAAAAGCATGCGTCATCACGTGGAAGATGCCGATCACAAACGCGCCGACACCGCAGGCGAGGAACATGAAGCCGAGCTGCGAGACGGTCGAGTAAGCGAGAACCTTCTTGATATCGTTTTGCGTGATGCCGATCGTCGCGGCGAAGATTGCGGTGAACGCGCCGATGATTGCGACCACCAGCATCATCGTCTGCGAGTGCTGAAAGATGACGTTCGTGCGCGTCAGCATGTACAAGCCCGCCGTCACCATCGTCGCCGCGTGAATCAGCGCCGACACCGGTGTCGGGCCCGCCATGGCATCAGGCAGCCAAACATGCAGAGGAAACTGCGCAGACTTGCCGCACGCGCCAATCATCAGGCCCAAGGCAATCCAGGACATCAGCCCCCAATGCCCGAGCGTTTCAACCGGATAACCCGCGGCTCTTTGAATAACGTCCGTGTATTGCGCGCTGCCAAACGTGGCGATGATGCCGAAGATAGCCAGGATAAAACCAAAGTCGCCGATGCGATTCGTGATGAATGCTTTTCGCGAAGCATTCGCCGCTTCTTCGCGATTGAAGTAGTAACCGATCAGCAGATACGAGCAGAGACCCACGCCCTCCCAGCCGACGAACATCATCACGAAGTTCGAGCCCATCACCAGCACGAGCATCGAAAACATGAACAGGCCCATGTAAGCAAAGAACCGGTAGAATCCCGGGTCTCCGTGCATGTAACCGGTCGCGAAAACGAAGATGCATAAGCCGACGCCGGTCACAATCAGCATGAAAACTGCTGACAAAGGATCGAGCTGGTAACTCCACTCAATGTTGAGTAATGAACCTGAGCTTTCGGTCTGAGGTTGAACCGGCGCTGTAGTCGATTCGCCGTGAGTTTCGGCAGCGGCCGCTGGTGCCGAGTGCTGCTGTCCGAGGCTTTGACGAACAGCTCCTCCGTTAATCCAAGTGAAGCTAGTTTGCGTAGTGACGTAAGGATTCGGCCAGAGCGCATTCCCGCTAAACCCATACGAGTACACGGCTGCGACTGTGATCAAAAATGAGAGCGCAATCGAGCCGACGGCAATTCCGCCGATCAGCTTTTCCGGAAACCGAAACCTACGGCCGAAGAGGCCGTTGATGGCGGCGCCGATAAGCGGTAGCAGCGGAACTAGCCAGATGTATTTATGCATGAAGGCTTAACTATCTTATTGGTCGCATTCGTCACCACTTCATCAAATCAATCTCATCAACCCAGATCGTTTCGCGATTGCGATAGAGCGCGATCACGATACCGAGTCCGATCGCTGCTTCGGCCGCGGCCACGACGATGACGAAAACCGTGAACACTTGTCCGGAAAGCGGGTTCGCGCCGCCGGTGTCTGCCAGGTAACGCGAGAAAGCGATGAAGTTCAGATTCGCGGCGTTCAGAATCAGCTCGATCGACATGAAGATGACGATGATGTTGCGCCGCACGAGCACGCCGGCCACGCCGATGATGAAAAGGATCGCGCCAATGACGAGAAACTTTGACAGGTCCGGATGCTTGATGCTTTCCATTGCTGCCGACATGCGACTGTCGGATGCAGCCTGCAAAAACAGCGCGAGTATCGAAGCGAACGCGACCATGCGTTAACTCGTCGCCTCCGGTTCTGAAGATTTGGCCCGGCCCACGACCTCGGGATCAACATCATCGGCGGCAACTTCCTGTTTCAACGTACGCGCCAGCATTACTGAGCCAATAATGGCGACCAGCAACAGCACGCTCGCAATCTCAAACGGCAAGGCTGCGTAGGTGTACAGGTTTCGGCCGACGCCTTCAGTGTCTGCGCTTATTTGACTGACTCCGGTGGCGCCGGACTGAAGGTTTTGCTGTTGGGTTTGCCGGGTTTCCGCAGACTGTTCCAGTTTCGCGGAGTCTCGTTTTTGTAAACCCAGGTAGCCGCGGTTGATTGCAAACAGCAATCCCATGACAAGCAGCACCGAGAAGATGAGCGCCGCGGCAACCTGCGGCGGCTTATTAAAGATTGCCGCCGTGCCCCGCTCTTCCGCGCCGACGTTGACCAGCATGATGACGAACAGGAACAGCACCATCACACCGCCGACGTAAACCAGAATCTGCACCCCGGCGATGAACTCCGCGCCGAGCAGGATGAAGAGTGCCGCGATCGAAACAAGCGAGGAGATTAGGAAGAGCGCAGAATGCACCGCGTTGCGCGCCATGACGGTCAACAGCCCCGCCAGAATCGCACCGATCGCGAAGATCCAGAAAAAGACGCTTTCCCAACCAGAAAGAACCATATGATTTCGGATTCCGAATTGCGGATTGCGAATTTGACCCGTCGCCTATTTTGAATTTCGAAATCCGCAATTCGAAATTCGAAATTCCTCAGGACTCGTATTTAACCGTCTCTCTGCCCTGTTCCAGCATCTCGCGATTCCAAACGAAACCCGCCCGCGAATAGGTAGCGAGTTCAAAATCCTGTGTCAGCTCAAGACAGTATGTCGGACAGGCTTCCTGACAGAGGGCGCAGAACATGCAACGCGATGTGTCGAAGATAAATTCGTCGAGAACTTTTTTGCGACGCGGTTTGCCCGCGACAGTGATCTCGACGTCCATCGCCAGCACGTCGATGCAGTCCTCGGGACACGCGAGCGCGCACAGGTTGCAGGCAATGCAGAGCGTGTCGTGCGTCTCCGGATCCATGTTCAGCCGCGGCGCGCCATGAAAGCGCGGCGCCACATCCGGACGTACCTTCGGATACTGCTCAGTGTAAATTCCCTTCCCGGCAACCGAGTCCCGCGAAGTCAGCGCACCGATATTGAAGCCGAGCGTCATGGCCAGTCCTTTTATCAGATCGACCATGAAGAAGCGTTTCAGCTTCTGAATTAACGTCGGTTTGGGAACAGGAACTAGTGGCATTGCTTAAATCTCAGATCTCAGATTTGAGATCAAAACCCTATCAATTTGTTTTAGAGTCGGGCTACCGCCCGACTTCTTTGCTACGCGAAATGGCGGGCAGTAGCCCGCCTCTAAACGGATTCAGGGCTACTCACCGGCACAACCGCCGGCTTCCCCTTGGGCAGATCAACCAGACGAATCTGCCGCCGCTGCTTCTTCAGATTAAAATCGCGCGACCGCCTATTTATTAATGACAGGATGCCGGCCGTCAACAAGAGATTCACGATACCGAATCCAATCGCGATGGCTTTGCCGGTCCCGGTCAAGCCCAGTCCCCTGTCCAGGGAATCGATCGTATTCATCCCACGATAGCCGTCCAGGCCCTGAATGACGCCTACCCCAAGTGCGGTCCCTACAATATTGATGAGCGCGGCGGGGATCATCCACTTCCAGCCAATATCCATCAACTGATCGTAGCGAAAGCGCGGTAGCGTCCAACGCAGCCAAAAATAGCCGTAGAGCAGAATTCCCATTTTCGCGAGGAACACGATCACGCTGATCGCGACGTAGGCGTTGTGATAACCCTTCGCTTCGGTCAAGCCATACACGAACGGAAAGTACCAGCCGCCGAGATACAGCGTCGTTGCGACGGCCGTGACCACGACCATCGCCGCGTACTCAGCCATGAAGAAGAGCGACCAGCGAAAGCCTGAGTACTCAGTGTGAAAGCCGGCGACCAGTTCCGATTCGGCTTCCGGCAAATCAAACGGCGCGCGATTGTTTTCGGCGATGCCGGCGATCAGGAAGATTACAAAACCAACCGGCTGATAAAGCACGAACCACATCGAATCGGACCCCTGCGCGCTAACGATGCCCGACAATGACAACGTGCGCGCGAACATCAACGCGCCGATAATCGCCATCCCCATCGAAACTTCGTACGAGACCATCTGCGCACTCGAACGCAATGCCCCCATCAGCGCGTACTTCGAATTGGATGACCAGCCCGCCAGAATCAGAGCCAGCACGCCGACGCTGGAAACCGCCAGCACGAACAGCACGCCGATGTTGACGTCTGTGATCACGGCCCAATCAGGCCCGAACGGCACGACGGCCATCACCACGAAGGCGGCTACGACCGCAATGTAAGGCGCAATGAAAAAGACCCAACGGTCGGCGTTTCCGGGAACGAAATCTTCTTTCGTCAGCAGTTTCAAGCCGTCAGCGATCGGTTGCAGCAAGCCCCACGGGCCGACGCGCATCGGACCAAGGCGCGCTTGCATGAACGCCGAAATTTTTCTTTCCAGATACGTCGCGTAGGCCACCCAGCCGGTGGTGATCGTCACCACCAGGCCAATCTGCAAGAACGGCCAGACAACGTAGTTCACCGTCTGCTCGCTGAAAAATTTCAGGAGCAGGCTGTCGATGAATGTCGGTGCTGCGAAAAGAAAAATCATCTATCTATCGATCTCACCCAGAACAATATCCAGCGTTCCGATAATCGCGACCACGTCCGCGACCAGATGGCCGATGCAGAGCTTCTTCAGCGACTGCAAGTTAATGAAGCACGGCGGCCGAACACGCATGCGCCAGGGCTGCTGCGTTCCGTCGGAAACAAGGTAACAGCCAATCTCGCCTTTCGGTCCTTCGATTGAGTGATAGTAATCGCCCACCGGCGGTTTAATCAGCTTCGGCACTTTTGCGTTCACCGGACCGTCAGGCAGTTTGTCCATCGCCTGCTCAATGATGCGTCGCGATTGCCGCATCTCTTCCATGCGCACCAGGTAGCGATCGTACGTGTCGCCGTTTTCGCCGAGCGGCACTTCGAAATCCATGTCGGCGTACGCGGCGTACGGTCGCGACTTGCGAATGTCCCAGGCGACGCCGGAACCGCGCAATGCCGGACCCGACAGACCGATCGCGATCGCGTCTTCTCCGGAAATCACGCCGATGCCGACGGTGCGACTCAACCAAATGCGGTTCTCAGACAGGACCGTTTCGTACTCGTCCAACCGTCCCGAGATATTGCCGATAAACTGCCGCACGTCTGCTTCGAAATCGTCGTAGGCATCGTTCGGCATTCCCCCAACGCGCCACGCGTGACAAGTCAGCCGCGCACCGAACTGGCGTTCGAAAATTTTCAGGATCTCTTCACGTTCACGAAACGCCCATAGCAGGATGGTGACAGCGCCGATGTCGAGCGCGTGCGTGCCGAGCCAGAGCAGGTGCGAGGCGATCCGATTCAACTCAGTCAGGATGGTGCGCAGGTAATGCGCCCGCGGCGGGACATCGAGTCCCATCATCTGCTCAACGGTCTCAACCCAAACCAAGCCGTTGGAAACCGCCGCGATGTAATCCAGGCGATCCCAATACGGCGCGATCATCGTGTACATCCGGTTCTCGGCAATTTTCTCCATGCCGCGATGCAGATAGCCGATGTCGCAATCGAGATCGATCACCGTCTCGCCATCGAGCTTCAGGATCACGCGCAACACGCCGTGCGTGCTGGGGTGCTGCGGACCCATGTTGAGCGTCATCTCTGGCGCGTCCAGCAGCGACTCCCGAGTAGTGGCGATTTCTACCTGATGCATATTGCTTGGTAAATAGTGAATCGTAAATCGTGAATAGATCGATTGCTCTGACTATTTACGATTCACCATTTACGATTCACTTTCCTTCGGTAAATAACATCCCGTAACTTTCCAGGGCTCGATAACTATTCCGATTTCTTTGATTTCGCCGGCCTCTTTTTTTTCGCGCAGCTTCAACATCAGTGACTGTGCGGCGCTCGCCTTATTCCAGACGTTTCGCGGCGCGTGCGTTTCCGTCAAAACAAAACCCGCCGTCGACGCCGCCTCAGGCGAATCGAAAACTTTGGCTTCGTAATGCGCTGCAATCTCCTTGGGGCTCATTGTTCGTAGTCAGTTGTCAGTTGTCAGTTGTCAGTTGTCAGTTGTCAGTTGTGACGGACGACGGACAACTGACCACTGACAGTTTTTACTTATCCTTGGGCATCACTTCTTTGCTGCCGCGGAACAACTCTCGCACTTCACGTTCCTGCGGAACCGACAAAATCTCAAGCCCGTACGTTCGCCTCTGCTCAACTTGTTCGCGCTGCACATCCGAGAACTCAGGCAGATGGCGCTCAGTCCAGGCGTTCTCAATAAATTCCAGCGGGTAATCTTTGCGCAAAGGATGCCCGTCCCAATCCGGCGGCAGCAGGATGCGTCGCAAGTCCGGATGATTGTGAAAGACGACGCCGAACAGATCGTAAACTTCGCGTTCCGGCCAGTCGGCCGCGGGCCAGACACTCGTGACGCTTTCGACGCCGGCGCCATTCGTCGCGACTTTCAGCCGCACGCGTTCGTTATTCGCAATCGAGTACAGCTGATAGACAACTTCCAGCGGCGCTTCCCTATTATCCGGCCAATGAACGCAGGTTAAGTCCGAAAGATAGTCAAAAGGCGTCTCAGCATCCGCTTTCAAAGCGTTGCATACTTCAACGATGCGCGAACGCTCAATGCGAATCGACAACTGGCCGAGGAACTCAGTCGCTTCGGTCACCGCGCCGGCGCACTTGTCACCCAGTTTTTTGACGAGCGGATGATTTGAAGCATCAGTGGGCTTCGGTCCTTCTTCTCTCTTCTTAACTGGCGGCTTTGGTGCACCGGGCGCAGCCGGGGCAGCTTTCTGCGCGGCTTCTTTCGCGGCGACCACACGTGCTTTCGCCGCTTCTACTTGCGCGTCTTTTTCGGCATCGGCTGAAAGTGGAGATGGCGTGTCAGCGCGCGCGTCCGTCTGCGGCGCTGCGTCGGTAGGTGCGTCCGTCGGTGCTCCAGACTCTGGAGGTTTGCCTTCCTGTGCCATACGACTCAGTTACACTTTGAGCCAGCAACGCTTCGGGCTTAGGGCCACGGGCGCGCGGTGATAACGCTACGCTCACGTGTGAATACAATTTAAAGCAGGTCGGAAGTGACTTTTAGCACGCGATTTCGGACGTTGTCAATCGAATGATCTTGCTGAATATCGTTGACAGGGTCACGCAGGAGCTTATAATGGCAAACATTATGAAGAGCCGCCCAATTCTAGGTTAGCGAAGTAAGGCTTTGAACCAGTCTTCGTTTTCGAGACACTTAAACTGCCTGTCCTTTCTCGCCTCTTCCTGCAAACTATTATCGAGTTTGAACGCGCGTGCCAGGTCTAATCTGATTCCTCTCTTCAGTCCGGTTTGCTTCTCGGAATCAGCTGACGGCCATTGCAAGGCTCGCCAACACGCCCGATCGTAAAAGGCATCGGTAATAGCCTTATCGTGGCTCTCTCCCCGGCCTCGTTTTCGTTCGATGAATGTCGTCATTACCTGTTCGGCGTCCCTGAAACGTTCCAGCGCTATGTAGAGATGCGCGATCTGTTGATTTAGCATGGGATCGGTTGCATACGCGCCTGTTCGCATGTCCATTAATAGTTTGACAAAAGTCTCTTGAACATCCTTGTAGGTTTCCTTCTTCTCCGGAAATTGTGAAATGGCTGTAGCTACTGCGATTCTCCGCGTGTAGAGGGTCTGGCGCTCCAGTTCTTCGATTTGTTTTGGAATAACGTCGCGGCTGTTTTCAATTATTGTATCGAGCCTTTGAATGCCTTTCTCCGCTTCTCGCAGATTGTTTTGAACACTTGCGTAGGCGCTTACCGCAACGGCAATCGTGTAGATCGTGGTTAATGTCAGGAGCAGAGAGAGAAGTTTCTGAATGTCATCGGCCCGCTTACTGTAATTATCCAGTTTCTCTTTCAGAATTTGTTCAGCGTCTGACGTGCTTCTTGACGGTGAAATCGCAACAGTTGGCGCAACAACTGGTACCCACCAAGACTTGGTAAGGACGAAACCAACGACAAGTATCACTTCGACAACTAACGTCCCTAGTAAGAGAAGAACAACTGTTTTCATTCGCATGATGAGGCACCTCCGAAGGGCAGTTCGCCGCTGACCACTCTAGATCGACAATTACACGAAACAGACAGCCGCAGGATCAGTTTTGAGGCAAGGACACACGGATACTTTTGCTGACTAAGATCACTTTAGGTGCGTTTATCAAGATCGAGAACTAATGTTCAGTTCTTCCGGCATCTCTTCCGGCAGTTTCAGAATTTCTTCCCAACCGGAATTGTCTGCGCGCATCTGCGCGGTCAGGTCGTCACGCAACTTCGTCAGGCGATCGCTCAAAGTGCGCGGATAGTTACCCAAGTCGCGGAAACGAATCATCTGATCGGCGACGAATGCTTTCTGTTTTTCGATCGAAGGGATCGGCTCGTGCTGGCCATTTTCCCAGAACGGTTGCAGCAGGCGTTCGACGCGTACGGCGCCGGGAATTTCAATCTCTTCGTCATCCAGCGCAGTCACATCCGCAACGTAATTTCCGTCTGCGTCAATGCCGCGAAACACTTGCAGCCGGCCCGGCAGCGTCGTCTTATCCAACGAATTCGAAGCTTTCAACGTCGGGAGGCCGTCGACCACGCACGCCTTGAAGATGACGCCGGCGACGTTCTTCACTTCACTGGAAAGTTTCGTGCCGATACCAAAGCCTGCAGCTTGCGGAAATTCCCGGACTATTTCCTGGACGCGTTCGACGGTGAGATCGCCCGTCAGATTCGGCCGCAGCCCTTGCAACCCATTCGCTTCAAAAAACTCTAGACACCACTTGCCTAAGTCAGCCAGATCCCCGGAGTCGACACGAAAACCTTTGAAGGCTTTGCGCCGAGCTGCGTTGGAAGTCGCCGCCATGACTGCATGCACCGCGCCCATGTAAACATCGATCGTGTCCAGCAGCAGTGTCGTGCCGTTCGGATTCGCGTCGAGCCAACGTTCGAACGCGACTTGCTCGAAATGTTTGGGCCGGTTCGTGCGCGGATCGATCTCCGGCTCAGTCATGTATCCGATATACGCCTGTTGCCAGTAATGCGCCTCGGTGCCGACCGCGGGAATGTCGAGCCGGTGCGCGGCTTCCATGTTCGATGTGTCGTTGAAGCCGCCGATGAAAGCGTAGGTCGCGATGTCCACCGCGCGTTCGATGTCGCCGTTGCGGCGCAAAGAGAAATCCGACAACCAACGATTGCCAGCGGCCATGCGAAACTGCATCGCCACGCTAGCCGTGGTCATCGGCAGATCGAAAGCGTGCTCGAACTTTATCTCCTGGGCCTGCGTCAGACCGAACTTACCGGTGATGTCGGCGATCGGCTGCTGGGGAAACATGATCGCGCCCGGACGGACGGCCCGAATGCGGCCGACAAACTGAATGTCTTCGAGAGCTTCGGCGAAGCGTTGCAGGCCGCCGCGATCCTGCTCGAGGAAACGCAGCCGCGGCCGATCAATCTGACTGTCAACCAGCAGGCGAATCAAGCGCTCGTGACCGAGCACCGGCGCGAATGGAAGTTTTCTTTGCGTGCAGTAGAAGGTCGCGATGATTTCGCTGAGCGGTTTGCCATGGACCTGGGTCGCATCTTTGTACGACGCGTCGCCCATGGCGGCGTGATACCGGTCGAAGTTCAGCGTGCCCATTGAGCGGCGATCATAACACGGGCTGTTGTCAGAACCGCCTGCTCTGCTCTTCTCCCTCTGGGAGAGGTTGGGTGAGGGTGCGAAGCTTAGCGGGCGGGCCGGGGCAGTAGCCCGACCGTGAGGGAGGCTTTTCGCCAAATTGACTCGCCCATCGACAACGCCCGCGCGTCCAACCGTGCAAAGGGCTTCGGTCCTTCATGCCTCAGCGTTCCGCGAACAGTCCCCAGCCTGTTCCTAATTCAAAAGGAGGAGACAAGAATGAGATCGAAGATTAGTTCACGCTTCGTGTGGATTACGCTGTTGGTGGTGCTGGTGTTTGGATCAGTCGCGACGGCGTCGGCGCCACAACCGGGCCGTTGCCGGCAATACTGTAACGAGGAGTTCCGTGAGCAGCTCGCCAGATGTGACAACTTGCCGCGCGGGCAAGAACAGGCTTGTAAAGCGAGAGCAAGGGCTGCTCATCAGCACTGTCTC
This genomic stretch from Pyrinomonadaceae bacterium harbors:
- a CDS encoding NADH-quinone oxidoreductase subunit M — protein: MIKNNILSIIVWLPALGGLLILVLIKKDRSDLIKKFATGWLVFDFIVSLWLLTYNRGVGGFQFLEDHQWIPIIGARYQMGIDGVSVLLIVLTTFLGVLAALSSWNYIAKREKEYYILLLVLQTMVLGVFTSLDLFLFYLFFEVGLVPMYFLIGIWGGENRLYAAIKFFLYTLVGSVVMLLGVLKMYFLTQDTALTSQIAPATMNLLAGNPEAAGLVANTLQQAAIHGTGTFNILYLQAIGSVMPMGTLQVLLFFTFALGFAIKVPMWPFHTWLPDAHVEAPTAGSVILAGVLLKLGTYGFYRFNLPMFPKASMDEAYFGRFGVRSVMVFLAIVSIIYGALAAMYFVVKKDGDVKKLVAYSSVSSMGIVMLGLFSLNPNGINGGVMQMINHGIYSGALFLLVGIIYERRHTRNVAEFGGLSHIMPAYSAIFLVMTMTAIGLPLLAVFISEFLALRGAFEASPWWAGWAALGIILNAGYMLWLYQRMFFGEVTNEKNKLLPDLSGREWAYMMPLVLMSLWIGIYPSPFIRYIEKPVNAVVKQIKPDYKIPGEPTPRTVQVEPQPHK
- the nuoL gene encoding NADH-quinone oxidoreductase subunit L, whose product is MHKYIWLVPLLPLIGAAINGLFGRRFRFPEKLIGGIAVGSIALSFLITVAAVYSYGFSGNALWPNPYVTTQTSFTWINGGAVRQSLGQQHSAPAAAAETHGESTTAPVQPQTESSGSLLNIEWSYQLDPLSAVFMLIVTGVGLCIFVFATGYMHGDPGFYRFFAYMGLFMFSMLVLVMGSNFVMMFVGWEGVGLCSYLLIGYYFNREEAANASRKAFITNRIGDFGFILAIFGIIATFGSAQYTDVIQRAAGYPVETLGHWGLMSWIALGLMIGACGKSAQFPLHVWLPDAMAGPTPVSALIHAATMVTAGLYMLTRTNVIFQHSQTMMLVVAIIGAFTAIFAATIGITQNDIKKVLAYSTVSQLGFMFLACGVGAFVIGIFHVMTHAFFKALMFLGAGSVIHGMHHEQDMRHMGGLKKYMPYTYLTFLAGWLAICGIIPFSGFWSKDEILWKTASTDVVPIGWLLWIVGTIAATCTAFYMTRLVAMTFWGKYRGHGDAETGGHGEHHGDHHAHVPHESPKSMWVPLVVLAILATVGGFVGISTAFTGGKHVGGRLNIVNWMNPIIWNPATHSFGDEHAETPAQAKPETAAAADHGETKPAADAHAEVAHPGFNLAHSVEKVVGSHTAAEWVFILISLIVAGVGIALGVLFYLKKPGLADVWAKRLRPLYVASYNKYWIDEFFGLTVTRRTMDLARAVYTFDSKVVDGVVNGLAGVTRLTSRITGGTDKYFVDGMVNAIANFVVRLMSPIVRAAQTGFIQNYALVMVIGLLIAVSVYLIKAF
- the nuoK gene encoding NADH-quinone oxidoreductase subunit NuoK — translated: MVAFASILALFLQAASDSRMSAAMESIKHPDLSKFLVIGAILFIIGVAGVLVRRNIIVIFMSIELILNAANLNFIAFSRYLADTGGANPLSGQVFTVFVIVVAAAEAAIGLGIVIALYRNRETIWVDEIDLMKW
- a CDS encoding NADH-quinone oxidoreductase subunit J, coding for MVLSGWESVFFWIFAIGAILAGLLTVMARNAVHSALFLISSLVSIAALFILLGAEFIAGVQILVYVGGVMVLFLFVIMLVNVGAEERGTAAIFNKPPQVAAALIFSVLLVMGLLFAINRGYLGLQKRDSAKLEQSAETRQTQQQNLQSGATGVSQISADTEGVGRNLYTYAALPFEIASVLLLVAIIGSVMLARTLKQEVAADDVDPEVVGRAKSSEPEATS
- a CDS encoding NADH-quinone oxidoreductase subunit I, with protein sequence MPLVPVPKPTLIQKLKRFFMVDLIKGLAMTLGFNIGALTSRDSVAGKGIYTEQYPKVRPDVAPRFHGAPRLNMDPETHDTLCIACNLCALACPEDCIDVLAMDVEITVAGKPRRKKVLDEFIFDTSRCMFCALCQEACPTYCLELTQDFELATYSRAGFVWNREMLEQGRETVKYES
- the nuoH gene encoding NADH-quinone oxidoreductase subunit NuoH encodes the protein MIFLFAAPTFIDSLLLKFFSEQTVNYVVWPFLQIGLVVTITTGWVAYATYLERKISAFMQARLGPMRVGPWGLLQPIADGLKLLTKEDFVPGNADRWVFFIAPYIAVVAAFVVMAVVPFGPDWAVITDVNIGVLFVLAVSSVGVLALILAGWSSNSKYALMGALRSSAQMVSYEVSMGMAIIGALMFARTLSLSGIVSAQGSDSMWFVLYQPVGFVIFLIAGIAENNRAPFDLPEAESELVAGFHTEYSGFRWSLFFMAEYAAMVVVTAVATTLYLGGWYFPFVYGLTEAKGYHNAYVAISVIVFLAKMGILLYGYFWLRWTLPRFRYDQLMDIGWKWMIPAALINIVGTALGVGVIQGLDGYRGMNTIDSLDRGLGLTGTGKAIAIGFGIVNLLLTAGILSLINRRSRDFNLKKQRRQIRLVDLPKGKPAVVPVSSPESV